The stretch of DNA CTTAAAGTTAACCTTATTACTCACCACCATACCACAATGCACTCATTTTGCTTATTCCTTAACCTTGATTCTAGTCATTACAACCATTCCCAACTCATTCCAAGTCAACTCCTCTTAAGTGTCACAACTCACTCCCATTCTAACATTAGCCTTGACTTAAATTCCCATTCTCTACTATCTAATTGTTTACCAAACCCACTCACAAAAATAGGTCAAGTCTCTAGACCCCTTGCACCCAAATTATCCAAGTCCATAATTCCCACTATGTCATAATTTATATAAGCAAGACCTATAATAGctaataccattaaattctaaGATAATTCCAACCTCTTTAATTCATGTCCAAGAACTCCATCATCAATTTCTTCCAGTAACAACACCCAAAACCATCACTATGTCCCACAGCCACATAGACCCACTGTCTTTGCGTTGGCGCTTGGCAGCAAGCCCCGAGCCGCCAAGCGGGCATGTGTTCCTGGCCAATTTCCTAGAATTTGCAGCACCTACAAGGAACCCCTCATGCCTCTCTAATGCTTTTCTCTGCCTATCTTAGTCGTTTCTCTCCAAAAATACGATAACAATGACACCATTAAACACCTCGACTGATTCCAACAacaattttagtataattaacaACTATTACGCTCAATTCTACACAACCCCCAATTCTTCCAACCCTAAAAGGGTTTATAAGAGTTCTCTCAAATTAACTCCAATTGACAGTGAAATTCCCTAATTTTCTATCATccaatattcaattaaaagCTAAAGACTCCTTCCCTTCTGTTTAGATTTCAACCAAAATACTCAAAACACCAAAACCGAGCCAGCATTGGCTCGCGTCGCCTTATAGGTGTTCATCCCCGCCAGGTAGTTCAAGCAAAACCCAACATCTGGGTTAATCTGTCACGCGTCACCTGGCGGCACAAAGCTCATCGTCAGGCGGTTGCCTTGGGGAAcccaaaaaacaagaaaaaataggatGAGTCGTCTGGTGACAGTTCATCGtctgccaggcggtttctggaaaatttccaaaaccCAGAATTTGCAAATTGATTCAACAAGAAACATTAATTGTATATCATtaacaaaacaacataaatttcgggttcagctccccaacctggtttcctttgcttaaaacTTGAGTAGCCCTTGGTTCTCCTTTACTTCCAATAGCCTTCCTTAGTTCTCCTCATTTTAGCCTCAATGCCTCACACAATACACTCACCTTACTTTGATTTTCGTATTCCTCTACCTATCCAACAAAACCAGCCACAAAACCTCTCTCTTTTTCCCTTAATTGATCAATAATTGGTGTCTTAATGTCGGTTTAATGATGCCAAAGCCAAGTTTTAAACCCCTTACTATGCCAAAGCCAAATCAATgttcaaccatttaaccaattcatatttcgtgatgattaatataattttatgattatattatcactcaacatgctctagcatattattaaaaacaataataattaattaacacacAAATGGCGTACATAGAACTTGAACCCAAGTTCTCTCacataattaagtactctcaaccatttgaactagtacttttccacatcatagcaatccgcattaaatgccttaaaggctcctacttcccgcatttattaaataattatttaattaattatttaaatttctcgggtcttacaaccTGTAACTTAGGTTACCTAAAACTAGAGTTAGGTAGTTAGTTATTTCTTTACTTGAATTTTTTAGTTTTCCAGTTTTTAGATTGAGTTGTGGGAATGTTTATATAATGCTATTGGAGGAACTCATTAAACACATCACTGCACATAATCATCTCACAATACCACACACCACCTCATACTGTATTTTGCATAACATTAAGCATTTGAGGAGTTTCATTCATTGGTTTTCCAAGTATTGTTCAAGCCTCTCTTGGCTTAGTAGTGCCATTCCTTGCTGTAATTTAGGTTTCCTACATTGatttttacatttcaatttgttaaattaaattattcttctctaattttgttcttctcttattaatttcatttataggTGTTTTTCTCTTTACATTTTCGTTCATTTCAATGAATAACATGTTTTCTACACTTGTTTATTTTGTTCGAATGTTCACTCAATGTTGTtactttatgtatttttaattcttcATGCATTTTAGAGTTTTAGTTGTTGTTTCAATTCTAGTTTCTTAGTTTTACATTGTAATTGTGTTAGTAATTTAGTTTTAGCCTTAATTTTTGGTTTCGATTCATGTTTtacaaattattcaatttgatgGTTAGGTTAGCTTTTGTTAGTTAATTTTGTTAAGtgcaatttttcaaattttaggtTTTAGATAgtaaatttttgtttctattgtTAATCCTTCGTTCTAGCcattgttttatcattattaccACATTTGGAACATGTTTGAGTGCTCAATTCGAATTTTAGAATCTATTTTCCAGTTATTATGCATTTCATATAGTTGGATTTTCCAGTTTTACTAAATTTGGATATTTCATGCTATTCATGTTATTTTGTTAAATCCATGCATTCAATACTTAGTTAATGTTGCTTTAGATTTATTTGAACACTCATAACATGATTTCATGCATTGCATCTCATAGAAATTTAGTTTGTACACAATACACATTTGctattaaaaccaaatttgacTAAGTGTTGTCAAAGTTGGTTTAATAAGTGATTTTGttgtattttcataattaaatgattttaaacaCTTCATTTGCATTCCCACATTCGTTCTTACATGCAATTTGTCAAACAATTGGTAGAAGTTAGAGTTTCGTTGGATAATTTTATCAAACACTTTGCGTTTTTGCACTTTTACACTATTCGAGGCATAGGTAAACCTTTGGCTACATTCCATTCACGTTTCCATACTATTTTTCATATCAATCATGCATCGTACATCATAAAAGCTTCATGTTCATGTTGATTTGAGCACAATATTTAAACATGCATCATTCTTTGATAATCTATTTTAACTAACTAAAATGAgaaatcaatagattaaaaacTTGACAgtaaatcttaatatttttcaCACAACAATTATATGCCAGATTTAATTGATTTGATATTGAAGATAACGCAAGAatttaacaaacaaacaaatttgtTAAATGATGACATAATTACGCCATATTTGTTATGAAAGATGCAActtattaattttcttgatgAAATCAACTAGAactttaaatttgaagaaaaatgaaattagtgCACACaaattttatactggttcactttAAAGGAATTACATCCGgttattcaagataacctaagCTTGACTTTTTCACTATTTCAACAATATCCTCACAAATAATTTGTTGAGAAAGAAATTACACCCAATACAACtttcttgaatcacacaagaaaccTTACATGAATTCAAGGTGGTGTGCTCTATTATGATGCCTATTTATGTTCCATAGGAAGAGGTCAAAATGAAAGCTTTTCCATATTCTCTATACAATGATCTTAAGGATTGGTTGCTTTATAAGTTAACTTCTATTGATAGTTGGAACAAGATTCAAAGGAGATTTCTAAAGAAAGTTTTTCTAGCCTGAAGAACATTTGCTATACTGAAGGAGATCAATGCTATCAAACAATTACAAGGGGGAGTTTATCTGAATACATGAAGATTTTCATTAAACTGTGTGCCACTTGTCCAAACCACCAGATTAGTGAACAACTGTTAAATCAATACTTCTATGTAGGTCTGAATTATATGGACAAAGTGTTGATTGATTAATGGAGGGGCACTAATGAACTAGACACCAATTGCTGCTACAATTTTAATTTCCAACATGGTTGAGAATTCTCAGTAATATAATTGAATTAGTAGTGTTAGACTAGTGAAAGAAGTTGTGGAATGTGCAAGGATGGATCAATATGTTGAAATTGCTTAACtcaaaaacaaaatgtttgaACTGAAAGTGCTGATGAAGCAATTAACTATGAATCAACAAGAAAAAGAATCACACAAACATTATAGACAACACAGTTACTTTTAGTCTAGAATGGGATTGATACCCCAAAATCAGCAAAATTTTCACAAACCTTCACAACTGTACAATTTTCATCATAAAGGACTACAATAGAAATATGTACCACCACTAATGAGGCAGATTCCTAGTGCAAGAAAAATCCAATCTCAACTACTACAAGAATGATCTTAGTCAGAAGCTTTTGAGGAAGCAAATAAACTGGAACAACTAAAACAAAATGCGAAATTAAAGTGGCAAAGAAGGGGTTGGAAAATAAATCTGGTACAATTTTTACTTCAAAAGTGTTGGAATCAACAAGAAATCTCAGTCTTATTACCCTTAGAAGTTGAAAAGCAATAAATGCACCAATGGAAAAAGCAAATCAATTGGAGAAGGAAGAGTTGTCAAGATAGAGAGCTACTCTACCATTCCCCTCATGAGTTGTTCTAGTTGAGAAAATATTAGAAGCTAACAAAGAAATGATGAGGATATTCCAAAAGGTTGAGATAAACATGTTTGTGCTGGAAGTGATTAAATAGGTCCTTAAATGTGTTATATTTTTGAAGGATTTGTGCACATATAATAGGGGGCTGAGGAATccttaaatagaaaatatttcaataatttctcAGTCAAGAATGCCTTTAAAATATGGTGATCTAGGATAATTCAATATACCATGGACTATTGAAGAGCAGACTATTGCTTATGCTTTGGTGgatcttggtgcttcaataaatATCATGcttgtttttttagtttacaAAATGTTGCATTCATGTGAGTTAAAGCCAACAAACGTGATCATCTAATTAGCCAATTGAAGCATTAATCATTAATGGAGTATATTTGAAGATGTTTTAATGAAGGTGAAAGATTCAATCATTCATGATCAAGTCTGCTTTTTTAGTTTACAAAATGTTGCATTTAGGTGAGTTAAGGCCAACAAACGCGATTATCTAATTAGCCAATCAAAGCACTAATGATTAATGGAGTATATTTGAAGATGTTTTAGTGAAGGTGAAAGATTCAATCATCCAAACTAATTTTCACATCCTTGAAATGCAAGATGGAAGTTCCATGCACAAATCTACAATCATTCTTGGAAGTCCATTCCTAATGACTTTCGAAACCATTATTGATATGCACAATGGAAGTTTGACCACGAAATTTGGTGATATCAAGGTGTAGTTTAACAATTTGATCATCTAAAGTAATCaatagaagttttttttttcttaaatgatcATAATATTGTctattatgatattttgaatcttgatgaaattgaaattgataaaaatagaaCTACTATTGATTTACACATTACCACTGACTTGGATTTTAATGATCAAGTTGttgattcaaataaatttattgacgctaattttagttttaatagcacaaacattgTTTTGTTTGTTGAATGTGAGATAAATGTAGTTGTTGGGAGTAACTAAAAGGCCCTAATCCAATTCTAAGCATTCAGTTCCCTACATTGGATGAAGCAGTATTGTTGTTGTCAAAGCCTGCTATGAATGTGCAGATTCAATAGAGCATGGGCAGATTGATCATGAGAAAGTCATCTTAAAGAGTTCTTACCTTTTTCTTGTTTGTAATTACAATAtcataaatttagtattttttttaattagtataaTTAGTAACTATAGAATAATAAATAGTATGTTAGAAAGTGAAATGttctacataaaaataaaaaaaagtaaactttaACTTGTGGCCAATCTGAATTAGGCAAAATTGTTCGTAATTTTTAAGATAATGTAGTtatgtttcttttctcttcttttttactttgtttAGTTATCCCTTTACACATTAAGGACAATGTGTCATTCAAGTGTGGGGGGAagggtttaatttttttcttttctacttgttttcctttattGCTTACTACATATATTTCtgattttgaatttctttttgttgtttaaaCCTTTGCTTTGTCTTGATTCATTTGCTATTTTTACAAATTAGAAAAATTGCAGTACtactattttaagttttattctttgttttgaattgcttttgttgtttcatatttttctttattattgtaaaCTGTGTTTACTATTTTGAACTTGTGTAGATAGttttatttgagtttatttgttgtttttagaAAACCTTCACAAATATTACTTAGagattgattttttatttatagttcaTTATTGTgagtaatttcaaattttccatTCTTAGTTGATAGTTTCTAACTTGATCTAAAGTCCTTCATTCGATTGAGTTGAGTATTTTATATGAAGAATTAGTTTTTTGAACCAATTTTTACAAGTTTTACCTTTGTGAGACTTGAGCTTAGTTTCTTTCATTGTGTGATTCACTCATGATTTCTAATATTTCATGAGAGGTCATATGATAGGTGTAAAATCTATGAATTTGATTCAAAGCACAAACCTTTCAATAGTATGCCATGTTGTCATTGATCAATACATGACATTAGATGtacatcattttataaattaggcAATGCTTACATGACAATGACTAAAAACGTATTTCCTAAAATACGAATAAgtcacaaattttattattagttgtatattgagttttattttgggttaaatatgtttttggtccctcaagtttcagcgaaatttggaattagtcccttatcaaaacttttgaccaatttagtccttcatctttcaaaatgcatgaatttagtccttttagccaaattttgttaagtttatctgatgtttcaagcgcatttcatgatagtatttaaattatttacactgtttgacacatttttgcttcaatgttaacttaaatactatcatgaaatgtacttgaaacgttagataaacttaacaaaatttggttaaaaggactaaattggtataaagttttgatgagggactaattccaaaattcactgaaacttgagggactaaaaacatatttaacccttttattttcctttaattgAGAGTGTAAAGCAAAAGCATTGCCTAATTGTTTTAAGCAATGTgttagaaaatattatagataGTTATATgcaataattattaaaacatggATAATTTAGatcacatttttaaaattatgggTAGTTTTTACCACATATTTAAAAGTGTGGGTATTTTAGACTACATATTTAAACTTATgggtaatttaactttaaatattttagattaccATCACGTGatccaataataattaaaattttgtacggTGCATCAATTGTCTCATGACGGAGGTCAGGTGGAATAAGTCACAATCAAATTGTGTCATTTGGGTTATTACATTCTTGAGTAGAAAGAGTTGCACTTTGACTATTAATTATAGCTTTTGGCTAGTGGGAAGCGCTTGATCTAACAATTGTTCTCAAAGTCAAGGTCACGAGTTTGATTCTTAGGAGGGAAATTGTTCAAGGGGAGATTGTTGCAGATTGCACAATTATCTTCTGATGTAGGCCAGGTGGGCCAAGTCACAACCAAAAAGTTTGATTCCTAATGGGATAATTAATGGAGGGGAGATATTGAAGGGTGCTCCAATTGTCTCGTGGTGATTAAATAATTATGGTCTAAACAAAAATGCATCGGTTAAATAATCATTGCCTAAAGGATACACAATGTTTagaatcactacaagaaatatgCTTATTTGAGTGGGCCAAAAACTAACACAAAGTGTAAAAAGTAGAGGCTAAAAGATGATTAGAGTTGGTTTTTCGTCCTCTAAGATAGCAACATTAAAAGCATGGAAGCAATGCCGACACCGCTATTTGAGTGGGCTAAGCCCACATTAAGCTGACGCAATTAGAGTGGGTCAAATCGACGCTAAAGCTGATGCTAAgacaataaaagtaatattaatttaatttagtagTCGCTTAACACACTAGCCAAATAATAACATCACATGAAATCTATACAATAAAAGGTGTGGACAACTTGAGTGGAACCTATTAAACCAATAATGCATCCAAATAAAAGGAATggtaaatactatttttttttcaaacaaacatATAACCAAATAAGAAAAGACAACATGCAGTAAATTTTTGTGCACTTAATAGAGTGTGTAATATCATGGGTACTACATTATAATTATTGTGGagaaaaatgtatataaaaatttagagctTATATATACATGCTTCTAATAAGTGTAAAAATCCAAAAAGAATAAACTTACAACAATTACAAGGTCATGCCTCTTGTCTGATCTACCAATACTTCTAGAAAGTGCTTGAATGGCATCATAACTATGAATAAGTGGAAAATTCATGAGACCTATATAgctaacaaaagaaaagaattgaAAGTCACCAACTattgaacaaatttaacttttctcAAGAAGTTTAGAAAGGGAAAGATTTTGAATATCAATTCTGAACAAGATAATTCAGCTTATCATTCAACACGTGCATAACATATATAAGAGGTAAATTTTGGAGCACACAACCAATTGTGAGCATTGATTCAACATTACAAACGCATAATAAACTATGGCATATGTAATTGCCTCTTTAAGAAGTAGTTATACTACGGAGAAAACTCCTATTGATTTgcatttctttcaatttcaaaacCTTCACAATTGTCGAGCTAgctagttaaaaatttgttCCAACACCAACCCCTTCCTCTTTTTCTTACTTCATTTTGATTCACTGAACACTAGGAATGGAAATCTAAAAATGAAAGCACTACCCAAAGTCCTAACCAAGAACTTGGAAAATAATATGCCATCAAAAGATGAACTCTATAAATGCACTCCTATACTATTTATGCATATGCAATAAAATGTTATTCATTATTTCAGCATTCCTTTTCTATTTACTATAGATGGACGGACCTTGAAATCACTATTCAAATTGGTCTTTCATTTAAACATGCAACTCTAACAAGGCATGCATACACACACTTACTAATGACATGAAGAAGAATGGAAAGCCATTATATTAGACTTGAAAACACATCCTTCTACATTTCTTCTAgctaaaaggaaaagaaaaattaaggcGTGAAGAAGAGTGAAAGTAATTTTCTAATTACAATGAACAAAAGGAAGATTTTTTGTTGAACAATAGAACTGAGAAGATGAATTACCTTGGAGGAAAAGGTTTTTCTAGAACCTGTAGAGAAGATCTTTTATTCCAATAAGCAAATCCTTGATTGAATATATAAGTCTCCATCCCAATGTAAAAAGAGAATTGTTGAAATGAGGAAGGTTTATGTAAATAGAATGAGAAGTGAACAAGATTTTCAGCCTAACCATCACCAAAGAAACCAAATTGTCAAGCATAACTTCatcaaactttaaaaagttTATTCATATTCAatgtaaaatgaatatttagtATTCACTGCAGTTTCATTTCGTAGAATCAATTTGAAACTAATAGAAATTGCCAAACATAAAGTTAAGCATCATGACATTACATGCAAGTATTATAGCATCTAGAATCTAATCTTGTTAGACGAAAATAGCAATAACAAAGTTAATTTAATCCCAATCCCAATCTAAAACCAACTTAAATAAAGGCTAAAAACCCTTGTCATATGTAAGTTTCTTTAATCTTCGACACAATCATATATTACCTACCAATAATTTTTCCATAAAGATAACCAAGTTCATTGGGACCATctatataatgaaatataagCATCTAAAAGCAattagaacaaaataaaagctcAACCACATACAAATTACATAAACATCACACAACAAAACCACAATTTCTTAATGCAATCCATAAGATCGACCACTTGTACAAACATTAAACCCTTAATGTTATCATTAAGTATACATTTACAATAACCTAAGACTTTACTTTTTAAGGAGAAAACCCCTAGCAACTTAATCAATAATCCAATTTTCACTTGAATTTGTTCTAAAATACGTAACGCACTAACATTTATCAAAAggaaacacaaacacaaaaactaaaaaattgatAGGAATAAGATCAAATGTGAAACCTCATTTCAAGAAAATTTCAATTAACCATAATTCAGAtccttaaaaacaaaaataaaaacatacctCAAGTGAATCATCCCCACAACAACTCCACTGGCGTGAATTCTATGAACCCCACCAACTCATAACTCTTCCAATAATTGTTATGTTGTTGTAAGAACCTCGATCTCTTCAATATTGAAGCATACCCCATAATGTAAcaccaaaccctagcaaagaGGAGGAGGGATTGAAGGGAAACAAAGAAGAGGAAGGAGGAGGCAGCAATGGGGGTTATTTCGCTAATGATATAAGAGCTTCGATGAAGATGTTGGATGCCTAATATGGTTGTTTTAAACTTATATCTCTCTAGCTTAGTGATTGTTTTATGGTTGTGGTTTATGTATTATGATCAGAGATGTCACAAAAGTATAGGATACCTTTTAGTTGCGAGAGAATGAAGAGTTATTTTATCTTGTAGAATGTATTTATTGTCTATATTCCTCTAAatgatacattttaattttaatgtaattttttttttaaaaatgttaaattcaaGATGATTGTAAATATAGGTATAAAAAATTCGTCGCTTAATAGGCGATTGATAGTAATGAACAATAGGTGTTATAGTGGACgctaatatgtttttattatgtaattcaTAGTCTTTTACTTTAACGTGCTAACGTTAAATGTACATtactagaaattctcatattacatgagattttaaaaaatttgcaagaaaagactttttgtCTGTCAactttttctaagaattttacttGGCATGTATttccttcgtgggtaatcatttctacaaaattataaaatttgtaagtatttcctacaaaatttgttgcaaaaagtgttttatataaaatattttgcaagaaaattggtagcaatttcttaaaatttttttttacaacaaaatttataagtattttctacgaaaaaaatttcaaaacaaaattagcagaaaatatgagtttttagAGTAGTGGTAACACGTTATTTATCATATCAACTATAATTTATAACATCTTAAGCtggaaaacaatttttattaaaacgaAACCTGTATTTACGTTTGCATTTACTTAAATCTCTGTTAAATTGTTATGTATCATTCGAAAACTTATTGTGTtcgtaaatttatttaaaacgaTTAGTTCCAGACGCAAAACACTCTTTTTATATACAAGAACTtcaaaaaagttataaaaataaaattaatttgttaaagtCAGTTAATGtacagattaaaaataaaatttggataaactatattttattttattgttaaaaagtTTTATGGAAAAGTTGGTAGAAACAAATatgaatgagaaaataaaaattgggtAGAGAAAATTAACCTTTTGGATGGAGTGTAGGAAAATATGGCCGAAAGAGAAACAGGTTGAAGAAATATTAGAGTGATGATGAGTGCAGTCTACATAAACTCAAAAATTATGAGTGAGGGAAAGACATTCCCGAACGAATTaggatgaaaaagaaagaaacaatagcaaataaaaattagaatgtCCTAATGAACATATAATAACTCTGCTACAAAATAAATTACCGGATGCTCCACGTACTAGATAAGCTGCCTGTAGTCGGGTCCCATGTGTTGGTGGACCAAGTAATCTTCACTGTTGGATACGTCTAACAGCATGTTCTGATGGTGATGGTGTTGTAGGAACTGTTGTTGCTGGTGCTGCTGGGCCCGCACCATCTCCTTCTGCCTTCGCAGCTCCAGCACCTTGCGGTGCGAGTTCGAGTGTTTTGTCAGAACAAACGTTGGGCTTGCCGCGGGTCTGTACTCGGGCACCAGCCGCCCCGACTTGTACCTCACTCCACAAGCGTTACACAGCGTCTTTGGACCCATGGGCCCGGTTCGCCACTGCGGAGTCTTGTCCGTGGCGCAATGAAGACACCTGCGTCCGTCGCCGCCACTGCCATCGCCGCTGTCCTTCTTTCTCGGCGTTGCCTTTGCGGGCTTTTTTGTGCCGGAATGAGTGGAAACAGGAGAAACCACCTCAGTGTCTGAAGACGACGTCGTTGGGGACAGGACGAGGAGGCGCGACGCCCAGTTGCATGGGGGCCCGCGGGACCTTTTGCTACGGGCCTTGGCTGGGACCGACACTTCCGAATTGAATATCGGGTTGTTTCTGGTGGGCTCGGAGTGAAACCCGTTTCTTGTGGGCTCGGAGTGGAACCCGCGGGCCTTTGATACGTGGTCGTTTCTCGCATTCATGCCTGATATCAGCTGCATCTTCTGCAGGTCCTCGCTGGAAAACGACTCCTCCACGAAATTCGAAAGCCATTCCAGCTCTGCTATATCATCGTACTGCTTTCAAAATTAGatgaaataacaaaaatcataCATATTGCGTAAAAATTTGTTATTACATACGCTATACATTAAATTCTTGCAAGTTTTAGCATGTGCAGCTGTTAATTGTAGCGTTCATTACGTTGGTcatagataaataatattttttaatgtttacaacaa from Vigna unguiculata cultivar IT97K-499-35 chromosome 8, ASM411807v1, whole genome shotgun sequence encodes:
- the LOC114194961 gene encoding GATA transcription factor 12-like yields the protein MESPNSSPIFPQFTLDTTKNNNPDHFIVEDLLDFSNDDVVNADTIFDSLPVNSTDSSNVTAVDSCNSSSFSGYDPNTIPDIGSRNLSDGHFSGDLCVPYDDIAELEWLSNFVEESFSSEDLQKMQLISGMNARNDHVSKARGFHSEPTRNGFHSEPTRNNPIFNSEVSVPAKARSKRSRGPPCNWASRLLVLSPTTSSSDTEVVSPVSTHSGTKKPAKATPRKKDSGDGSGGDGRRCLHCATDKTPQWRTGPMGPKTLCNACGVRYKSGRLVPEYRPAASPTFVLTKHSNSHRKVLELRRQKEMVRAQQHQQQQFLQHHHHQNMLLDVSNSEDYLVHQHMGPDYRQLI